A portion of the Hymenobacter gelipurpurascens genome contains these proteins:
- a CDS encoding DUF2652 domain-containing protein translates to MGLLDDVLAARRAIGTGRVRTPEAEADGMVPALLFIPDISGFTQFIEESGSPQAPFLVADLLEILIEANILGLQVNEIQGDAVLFYRLGSPPSAQELVQQCRRIYLDFQNYLRLVERDTSSELSAALAEYVLTLKIIVHYGRVSIVQIREYTKLMGRDVIVVHRLLKNNVTGSEYILLSEGYLRTQTPADLARSFSWTRLLHGSTHYEYLGEVAYRYAHLSPLRLLLNQPETDAVPGRGRVLKVRQAIHRPASYVLRVLSNFRLRPRWMEGATAVQYDVTKAGRLGTSYKVDVFRGQIDFQAVQRFQDADDRLEYVEKISHFRLFPNALLFYFIDTINDSTCLLTIEFRYGHIASRHRLIRFGQLNRVHRFLGHSLRRLAALCERR, encoded by the coding sequence ATGGGCTTGTTGGATGATGTGCTCGCCGCGCGTCGGGCCATTGGTACCGGCCGCGTCCGGACCCCGGAGGCGGAAGCAGATGGCATGGTGCCCGCGCTCCTGTTCATTCCCGATATCAGCGGTTTCACGCAGTTTATTGAAGAATCGGGCAGCCCACAGGCTCCTTTTCTGGTGGCCGATTTGCTGGAAATCCTCATCGAAGCCAACATTCTGGGGCTGCAGGTAAACGAGATTCAGGGCGATGCGGTGCTGTTCTACCGGTTGGGGTCGCCGCCATCGGCCCAGGAGTTGGTGCAGCAGTGCCGCCGCATCTACCTCGATTTTCAGAACTACTTGCGCCTGGTGGAGCGCGATACCAGCTCGGAACTCAGCGCGGCGCTGGCCGAGTATGTGCTCACGCTCAAAATCATTGTGCATTACGGCCGGGTGAGCATAGTCCAGATCCGGGAGTACACCAAACTGATGGGGCGCGACGTGATTGTAGTGCACCGCTTGCTCAAAAACAACGTGACGGGCTCGGAGTACATCCTGCTCTCGGAGGGCTACTTGAGAACTCAGACGCCCGCCGATCTGGCCCGTAGCTTCTCCTGGACGCGCCTGCTCCATGGCTCCACGCACTACGAGTACCTGGGCGAAGTGGCTTACCGCTACGCCCATCTCTCGCCGTTGCGCTTGTTGCTTAACCAGCCCGAAACCGACGCTGTGCCGGGCCGGGGCCGGGTGCTGAAGGTGCGCCAGGCTATTCATCGGCCGGCTTCCTACGTGCTGCGCGTACTCAGCAACTTTCGGCTGCGCCCCCGCTGGATGGAAGGCGCCACGGCCGTGCAGTACGATGTCACGAAGGCCGGCCGCTTGGGTACCAGCTACAAGGTGGATGTGTTTCGGGGGCAGATTGACTTCCAGGCGGTGCAGCGGTTTCAGGATGCCGACGACCGGCTGGAGTATGTGGAGAAGATTTCGCACTTCCGCCTTTTCCCCAACGCCTTGCTGTTCTATTTCATTGATACCATAAACGACAGCACCTGCCTCCTGACCATAGAATTCCGCTATGGCCACATTGCCAGCCGCCACCGCCTCATCCGCTTCGGCCAGCTCAACCGCGTGCACCGCTTCCTAGGCCACTCCCTGCGCCGCCTGGCGGCTCTCTGCGAGAGAAGGTGA
- a CDS encoding response regulator transcription factor yields the protein MIRVLLADDHTILRDGMRALLSQEADMEVVGGANNGQELLELLAATPADVVLMDINMPILDGFAAMPLLQEQFPQVRVLVLSMLDNEHYVHRMLQAGAAGYVLKNAEGIEIVYGIRAVAAGQKFLCTELSLMIMQRLVARSACTPVAERKLGELSGREMEILQLLAQGLTNAEIADKLFTSKRTVETHRQNIIEKTKARNTAALIRYAVSQGLIQ from the coding sequence ATGATTCGGGTACTGTTGGCCGATGACCACACCATCCTGCGCGACGGAATGCGCGCTTTGCTTTCGCAGGAAGCCGATATGGAAGTGGTGGGAGGCGCTAACAACGGACAAGAACTACTGGAGCTACTGGCTGCCACCCCTGCCGATGTGGTGCTGATGGACATCAATATGCCCATTCTGGACGGTTTTGCGGCCATGCCCCTGCTGCAGGAGCAGTTTCCGCAGGTGCGCGTGCTGGTGCTGTCTATGCTCGATAATGAACACTACGTGCACCGCATGCTACAGGCCGGGGCCGCCGGTTATGTGCTGAAAAACGCCGAAGGAATTGAAATCGTCTACGGAATCCGGGCGGTGGCAGCGGGCCAGAAGTTTCTGTGCACCGAGCTGAGCCTGATGATTATGCAACGGCTGGTAGCGCGCTCTGCTTGTACTCCCGTGGCCGAGCGGAAGCTGGGAGAACTTTCGGGCAGGGAAATGGAGATTCTGCAGCTGCTGGCCCAGGGCCTCACCAATGCCGAAATAGCCGATAAGCTCTTCACCAGCAAGCGCACCGTGGAAACGCACCGCCAGAATATCATTGAGAAAACCAAGGCCCGCAACACGGCGGCCCTCATCCGCTATGCCGTCAGCCAAGGGCTTATACAGTGA
- a CDS encoding STAS domain-containing protein, protein MEVYREILPQSYLLILTDSEPKDLTPLSYALRLASRSGKSNIWIDCSHVTKMPFSVLRVLVRYYRRLLARNVSLVLCHVGDAAHQQMAKLATADRPPVMPSLLDAEQYCKSPHRILHRTAA, encoded by the coding sequence ATGGAAGTCTATCGTGAAATCCTGCCCCAAAGCTATCTGCTGATCTTAACGGACTCTGAGCCGAAAGACCTGACGCCCCTGTCCTACGCCCTGCGGCTGGCCAGCCGTAGCGGCAAATCCAACATCTGGATTGATTGCAGCCACGTAACGAAGATGCCTTTCTCGGTGCTGCGGGTGCTGGTCCGCTACTACCGCCGTCTGCTGGCGCGCAATGTATCCTTGGTGTTATGCCACGTAGGCGATGCCGCGCATCAGCAAATGGCCAAGCTGGCTACCGCAGACCGTCCGCCAGTAATGCCCTCTTTGCTGGATGCGGAGCAGTACTGCAAGTCGCCACACCGGATTCTGCACCGCACGGCCGCCTAG
- a CDS encoding DUF1345 domain-containing protein, with protein MATSAPVPHAAGLHRLALLSTWKRLSIGVLPALGLYLLTPDAWPTLMRLLTAWDGFAVSTLLITWAIILTANVGHIRRIATREDPGRVLSFGFVLLLSGVSLVAVVLLLSSMRKAHDALLLPHVVTGVLGVLTAWLLVHTLFTLRYAHLFYDTDASRREGGLEFPGNDPEPDYLDFAYFSFTIGMTAQTADVGVSDRLIRRVVLVHGLLSFGFNTAVVALTISGLAGLL; from the coding sequence ATGGCCACTTCTGCTCCTGTCCCGCATGCTGCGGGGCTTCACCGCCTAGCCTTGTTATCAACCTGGAAGCGCCTGTCTATCGGGGTGTTGCCGGCGCTGGGCCTGTACCTCCTGACGCCCGATGCCTGGCCTACGCTCATGCGGTTGCTCACGGCCTGGGACGGGTTTGCCGTCAGCACGCTGCTCATCACCTGGGCCATTATCCTGACCGCTAACGTAGGCCACATCCGTCGCATTGCCACCCGCGAAGACCCCGGCCGCGTGCTTTCGTTTGGCTTCGTGCTGTTGCTTTCCGGCGTGAGTTTGGTAGCGGTGGTTCTGCTACTTTCTTCCATGCGAAAGGCCCACGATGCCCTGCTGTTGCCGCATGTAGTTACAGGCGTGTTGGGCGTGCTCACGGCCTGGCTGCTGGTGCACACGCTATTTACGCTACGCTACGCCCACTTATTCTATGATACCGATGCCAGCCGCCGGGAAGGTGGCCTAGAGTTTCCGGGCAACGACCCGGAGCCCGACTACCTCGACTTTGCCTACTTCTCCTTTACTATCGGCATGACCGCCCAGACGGCTGATGTGGGCGTATCGGACCGCCTTATCCGGCGGGTGGTGCTGGTGCACGGGCTACTGTCGTTTGGGTTCAATACGGCCGTGGTGGCTCTCACCATTAGCGGGTTGGCTGGGCTGCTGTAG
- a CDS encoding nicotinate phosphoribosyltransferase: MNSAPLSGLYAPSLSLLTDLYQVTMAYGYWQQGMQDREAVFHLYFRRPPFDGGYAVCAGLAYAADWLENLRFSEDDLTYLGSLKSTKGAAMFPQEFLDYLRDLKFTCDMDAIAEGTVVFANEPLIRVQGPLLQAQLVETALLTLVNFQTLVATKAARIREAAGSDTVLEFGLRRAQGFDGGLSASRAAYLGGVDATSNVLAGQRFNIPVKGTHAHSWVMAFDDEPEAFAAYAKAFPDDSVFLVDTYDTLEGVRHAIKVAREMRANGHELSGIRLDSGDLAYLSREARALLNEAGFPNVRIVASNDLEENLITSLKSQGAKIDTWGIGTQLVTAYDQPALGGVYKMAALRKPDDSGWDFTIKLSEQLAKTSIPGILQVRRYETDKGQPRADMLYNTAEPLPENLILVDPLDATRRRPVRPDAAYRELLEPIFRRGKLVHALPTLEESRKRAHREVLSLDPSIRRFLNPHTYPVGLEETLNTFRTNLILEKRPLRLA; the protein is encoded by the coding sequence ATGAATTCTGCTCCGCTTTCCGGCCTCTACGCTCCTTCGCTTAGCCTCCTCACCGATCTTTACCAGGTTACCATGGCCTACGGCTACTGGCAGCAGGGCATGCAGGACCGCGAGGCCGTGTTTCACCTCTACTTCCGCCGCCCACCCTTTGATGGCGGCTACGCCGTGTGCGCCGGACTGGCCTACGCCGCCGACTGGCTCGAAAATCTGCGTTTTTCTGAAGACGACCTCACGTATCTCGGTAGCCTAAAAAGTACGAAAGGCGCCGCCATGTTCCCGCAGGAGTTCCTCGACTACCTGCGCGACCTGAAGTTCACTTGCGACATGGATGCCATTGCCGAAGGCACTGTGGTTTTTGCCAATGAGCCCCTGATTCGGGTGCAAGGCCCGCTGCTACAGGCGCAGCTCGTGGAAACGGCCTTGCTCACGCTCGTCAACTTCCAGACGTTGGTAGCCACCAAAGCCGCCCGCATCCGGGAGGCCGCCGGCTCCGACACGGTGCTGGAGTTTGGTTTGCGCCGCGCGCAGGGCTTTGATGGAGGCCTATCGGCTAGTCGTGCTGCCTATTTGGGTGGGGTTGATGCTACTTCAAACGTGCTGGCGGGGCAGCGCTTTAACATTCCGGTGAAAGGCACCCACGCCCACAGCTGGGTCATGGCGTTTGACGATGAGCCCGAAGCCTTTGCCGCTTATGCCAAGGCCTTCCCCGATGACTCCGTATTTCTGGTGGATACCTACGACACGCTGGAAGGGGTGCGCCACGCCATTAAAGTAGCCCGCGAAATGCGCGCCAACGGCCACGAGCTGAGCGGCATCCGCCTCGATTCCGGCGACCTGGCCTACCTCAGCCGCGAGGCCCGTGCCCTGCTCAATGAGGCCGGCTTCCCCAACGTCCGCATTGTGGCCAGCAACGACCTCGAGGAAAACCTCATCACCAGCCTTAAGTCGCAAGGTGCCAAAATCGATACCTGGGGCATCGGCACGCAACTCGTAACCGCCTACGACCAGCCGGCCTTAGGCGGAGTGTATAAAATGGCCGCCCTGCGCAAACCCGACGATTCCGGCTGGGACTTCACTATTAAGCTCTCGGAGCAGCTGGCCAAAACCAGCATCCCCGGCATCCTGCAGGTGCGCCGCTACGAAACCGATAAAGGCCAGCCCCGCGCCGATATGCTCTACAACACCGCCGAGCCACTTCCAGAAAATTTAATCCTAGTAGATCCGCTGGATGCCACCCGCCGCCGCCCCGTGCGCCCTGATGCTGCGTACCGGGAGCTGCTAGAACCCATCTTCCGCCGCGGAAAGCTCGTGCATGCGTTGCCTACCCTAGAAGAAAGCCGCAAGCGCGCCCACCGCGAAGTCCTCAGCCTCGACCCCAGTATCCGCCGCTTCCTCAACCCACACACGTATCCCGTAGGCCTAGAGGAAACACTCAACACCTTCCGCACCAACCTGATTCTGGAGAAAAGGCCGCTACGGCTGGCGTAG
- a CDS encoding DUF4240 domain-containing protein, whose product MDKKEFWQLIDSAKKASNGDQALQEKKLISSLQIFGPEEIIDFECILCELLIEADDFGIMAAQKIIDGYVSDDTYLYFRCWLVGQGDEVFRAAIDKPDTLAAVLEAPYQDFEELLYVATCAFKKQTGKKEEDDSFPREVAAARGLDYDSGSVTKGEDWTESQLPKMLPKLWKKFG is encoded by the coding sequence ATGGATAAAAAAGAGTTCTGGCAGCTAATAGATTCCGCCAAAAAAGCTTCGAATGGCGACCAAGCTCTTCAAGAGAAGAAACTGATCAGCAGCCTACAAATATTTGGGCCGGAGGAGATTATCGATTTCGAGTGTATTCTATGTGAGTTGTTGATAGAAGCTGATGACTTCGGCATCATGGCTGCTCAAAAAATTATAGATGGCTACGTCTCCGACGACACGTATCTGTACTTCCGCTGCTGGCTGGTTGGGCAAGGGGATGAAGTATTCAGAGCTGCAATTGATAAGCCCGATACGCTTGCTGCTGTGCTAGAGGCTCCGTACCAAGACTTTGAAGAGTTATTGTACGTCGCCACATGTGCCTTCAAAAAGCAAACGGGCAAGAAAGAGGAAGACGATAGCTTTCCCAGAGAAGTGGCTGCTGCCCGTGGCCTAGATTACGATTCGGGCTCGGTCACGAAAGGCGAAGACTGGACTGAAAGTCAGTTGCCAAAGATGCTACCCAAGCTTTGGAAGAAGTTTGGGTAG
- a CDS encoding heavy-metal-associated domain-containing protein: MSTLKFKTSINCANCVRAVTPFLDAEASVEKWNVDTTSAEKILTVEGENPIPELIMKSVAQAGFDIEPVAA; encoded by the coding sequence ATGTCAACCCTAAAATTCAAAACCAGCATCAACTGCGCCAACTGCGTGCGTGCCGTTACGCCCTTCCTCGATGCCGAAGCCAGCGTGGAGAAGTGGAACGTGGATACCACTAGCGCCGAGAAGATTCTCACTGTAGAAGGCGAGAACCCCATTCCCGAACTGATTATGAAATCCGTGGCACAAGCCGGATTTGATATTGAGCCGGTGGCCGCGTAA
- a CDS encoding AIR synthase-related protein translates to MSSDLKETAGYSIEEGNAASKNAYNWAQKTFSTRAGKPGEPAQDLAGGFSNEIRFGAERLGIGSDGIGTKIEVAERTDRYDTLGYDLIAMVADDLVVAGFIPTNLSNIIDVNTLNYEVVDELMRGLHDAAQFSQIAVTGGEIAELGNRIGGYPGAKMNFNWCSTAVGVLHPSLERPLSGANVRAGQAVVALRSPSFRSNGYSLARRALTKAFGEAWHTAPYTGSDAAEMGQTWGDVMLAPSLIFSPGVAAVLDAGLPLHAAAHITGGGIADNFKRVLKNGVGAELTNLFEPLPAMQQLAELAGITPTEAYLYWNMGNGMLLVTDEAQAEAVAETLRNHGYQAQVAGRITQEPGVMLRVGAGELAYEG, encoded by the coding sequence ATGTCATCCGACCTCAAAGAAACTGCTGGCTATTCCATTGAAGAAGGCAACGCGGCCTCCAAAAATGCCTACAACTGGGCGCAGAAAACCTTCTCGACCCGCGCCGGCAAACCCGGCGAGCCAGCACAGGACTTAGCGGGCGGCTTCTCCAATGAAATTCGGTTTGGCGCGGAGCGGCTGGGCATTGGCTCGGATGGTATCGGCACCAAAATCGAGGTTGCAGAACGCACAGACCGCTACGACACTCTGGGCTACGACCTGATTGCCATGGTGGCCGACGACTTAGTAGTGGCGGGCTTCATCCCTACCAATCTGTCGAACATCATCGATGTGAACACGCTCAACTATGAGGTGGTTGATGAGCTGATGCGCGGCCTGCACGACGCAGCGCAGTTCAGCCAGATTGCCGTGACGGGCGGCGAAATTGCCGAGCTAGGCAACCGCATCGGCGGCTACCCCGGCGCCAAAATGAACTTCAACTGGTGCTCTACGGCCGTGGGTGTGCTGCACCCCAGCCTGGAGCGCCCTCTGAGCGGCGCCAACGTACGGGCCGGGCAGGCTGTGGTGGCGCTTCGTTCGCCTTCCTTCCGCTCCAACGGGTATTCTCTGGCCCGTCGTGCCCTCACCAAAGCGTTCGGCGAGGCCTGGCACACGGCCCCCTACACCGGCTCCGATGCCGCCGAAATGGGCCAGACCTGGGGTGACGTAATGCTAGCGCCTTCGCTCATCTTCTCGCCCGGTGTGGCAGCGGTGCTGGATGCGGGCCTACCGTTGCACGCGGCCGCGCACATCACTGGCGGCGGCATTGCCGACAACTTCAAGCGCGTCCTCAAAAACGGGGTAGGCGCTGAGCTGACCAACCTCTTCGAGCCGCTGCCCGCCATGCAGCAATTGGCCGAACTGGCCGGCATCACGCCGACGGAGGCTTATCTATACTGGAACATGGGCAACGGCATGCTTCTCGTAACGGATGAAGCGCAAGCCGAAGCCGTAGCCGAAACCCTGCGCAACCACGGCTACCAGGCCCAGGTAGCTGGCCGCATTACCCAGGAGCCCGGTGTGATGTTGCGCGTAGGTGCTGGTGAACTGGCCTACGAAGGCTAG
- the purF gene encoding amidophosphoribosyltransferase, giving the protein MCGIVGFYGPDDVAHDIVFGLTALQHRGQDAAGIATFDDNFHLCKGNGLISDVFRKKELKKLKGNIGIGHARYTTQGSNDAELAQPFTTSYPFGLAMVHNGNVINFRSAAKRLHEKYHVLPKTSNDLELIMYTFASELRLKNLDALSVVDIFDAVETTQELVKGAYATITVIAGHGLLAFNDPLGIRPLVLGRRETEKGPIYAFASESTCFDYLGFEFIKNVGPGQAVFIDKDFKVHYKNPYALPKAFCVFEHIYFAREDSTIHGRLVARERVRLGKMLARKVIESGIQPDMVIDVPSSGYFSASGLAEAIGVPYRRAMVKNNHMGRSFIVSSQAGREDIVKKKLNPIREFVEGKKIAVVDDSIVRGTTSRRIVRILREAGAAEVYFISSAPPIIAPCIYGIDMAMSTELIAANYTEEEICKYIEADKVIYQSIEDLQELFAEDKGHGGSCFACFTGKYPTGDVTKYLRHIQEERQSHRHDKKSDAHTPATSVSAKAPEPTEH; this is encoded by the coding sequence ATGTGCGGAATAGTAGGTTTTTACGGCCCCGATGACGTCGCCCACGACATCGTATTTGGTCTGACGGCGCTCCAGCACCGTGGCCAGGATGCGGCCGGCATAGCCACCTTCGACGATAATTTTCATCTCTGCAAAGGCAACGGTCTGATTTCCGATGTGTTTCGCAAGAAGGAGCTCAAGAAGCTGAAGGGCAATATTGGCATCGGCCACGCCCGCTACACCACCCAAGGCTCCAATGATGCCGAGCTGGCCCAGCCGTTCACTACCAGCTACCCCTTCGGGCTGGCCATGGTGCACAACGGTAACGTCATCAACTTCCGCTCGGCTGCTAAACGCCTGCATGAGAAGTACCACGTGCTGCCCAAAACCAGCAACGACTTGGAGCTGATCATGTACACCTTCGCCTCGGAGCTGCGCCTGAAGAACCTCGATGCCCTCTCGGTAGTCGACATCTTCGATGCCGTTGAAACGACCCAGGAGCTGGTGAAAGGGGCCTACGCCACTATTACCGTCATTGCCGGGCACGGCCTGCTGGCCTTCAACGACCCATTGGGTATCCGCCCCTTGGTGCTAGGCCGCCGCGAAACCGAGAAGGGTCCCATCTACGCCTTCGCCTCCGAAAGCACTTGTTTCGATTACCTAGGCTTCGAGTTCATCAAGAACGTAGGCCCCGGGCAAGCGGTATTTATTGATAAGGACTTCAAGGTGCACTACAAGAACCCGTACGCCCTGCCCAAGGCGTTTTGCGTGTTCGAGCACATCTACTTTGCTCGGGAGGATTCCACTATCCACGGCCGCCTGGTGGCTCGGGAGCGGGTGCGCTTAGGCAAGATGCTGGCGCGCAAGGTTATCGAGTCGGGTATTCAGCCGGATATGGTGATTGATGTGCCATCGTCTGGCTACTTCTCGGCCTCTGGCCTGGCGGAGGCCATTGGCGTGCCTTACCGCCGCGCCATGGTCAAGAATAACCACATGGGCCGCTCCTTCATTGTGAGCAGCCAGGCGGGCCGCGAAGACATCGTGAAGAAGAAGCTGAACCCCATCCGGGAGTTTGTGGAGGGCAAAAAGATTGCCGTAGTCGATGACAGCATTGTGCGCGGTACCACCTCACGGCGTATTGTGCGCATCCTGCGCGAGGCTGGGGCCGCCGAGGTGTATTTCATCAGCAGCGCGCCGCCCATCATTGCGCCCTGCATCTATGGTATTGATATGGCCATGAGCACCGAGCTGATTGCGGCCAACTACACCGAGGAGGAAATTTGCAAATACATTGAGGCCGACAAGGTTATCTATCAGTCGATTGAGGACCTACAGGAGCTGTTTGCAGAGGACAAAGGCCACGGCGGCAGCTGCTTCGCCTGCTTCACCGGCAAGTACCCCACCGGCGACGTGACCAAGTATTTGCGCCATATTCAGGAGGAGCGTCAGAGCCACCGCCACGACAAGAAAAGCGACGCGCACACGCCAGCCACCTCCGTCAGTGCCAAAGCTCCCGAGCCAACAGAACATTAA
- the purN gene encoding phosphoribosylglycinamide formyltransferase: protein MQETGKHSIRKQRLAILLSGRGSNMVALVHAVQFGVLHELAEIAVVFSNKPDAPGLETAAGLGCPTASLNSQGRKRAEYDAEVVEVLNRYQPDYVVLAGYMRILSPTFIRAFAGRIINIHPADTHQHQGLHAYEWAFENQLPETKITVHLVDEGLDTGPVLAQHCVDLQGADTLAEVERRGLAVEHFLYADTLARFIRGELPHHPETVAAAAVLATTSDPLLPVSAGSSSRGDVAAG from the coding sequence TTGCAGGAAACTGGTAAACATAGCATCCGTAAGCAGCGCCTGGCAATCTTATTGTCGGGCCGGGGCTCCAACATGGTGGCCCTGGTACACGCTGTGCAGTTTGGCGTGTTGCATGAGCTAGCCGAAATAGCCGTGGTCTTCAGCAACAAGCCCGATGCACCTGGCCTAGAAACGGCGGCTGGCCTAGGGTGCCCCACGGCTAGCCTCAACAGCCAAGGCCGCAAAAGAGCCGAGTACGATGCGGAGGTTGTGGAGGTGCTGAACCGCTACCAGCCCGACTACGTGGTGCTGGCCGGCTACATGCGTATCCTGTCGCCCACGTTTATTCGGGCGTTTGCGGGGCGCATTATCAACATTCATCCTGCCGACACCCATCAGCACCAGGGTCTGCACGCCTATGAGTGGGCCTTTGAAAATCAGTTGCCGGAAACCAAAATAACGGTTCACTTGGTTGATGAGGGCCTGGATACCGGCCCTGTTCTGGCGCAGCATTGCGTTGACTTGCAGGGCGCTGACACCCTAGCAGAAGTAGAGCGTCGCGGCCTGGCCGTGGAGCACTTTCTATACGCCGACACACTAGCCCGCTTCATTCGAGGCGAGCTGCCACATCACCCCGAAACGGTAGCTGCGGCCGCCGTTTTAGCAACCACCTCCGATCCTCTGCTGCCTGTTTCTGCTGGTTCTTCTTCGCGAGGAGATGTAGCTGCGGGCTAG
- the purD gene encoding phosphoribosylamine--glycine ligase — MTSSSNKTIVLLGGGAREHAMAWKLTRDGATVHVLPGNAGIPNSHPEISATDFPAVQGFCEANGVKLIVVGPEAPLAAGVVDHFAGSDIRVFGPGRAGAMLESSKVWSKDFMRRHGVATAMSWKYRSDKLDEARAKATELDGQVVVKFDGLAAGKGVYVCSSIEEAQAALDDLQQQHTGWFSFLLEEKLTGPEISIIGVTDGNRVRLLAPSQDHKQLLAGDKGPNTGGMGAYCPVPFCDDNILAAIRTSIVDPTLRGLQNEQFDFKGFLYFGIMLTPQGPKLLEYNVRLGDPEAEVLLPALESSLLELIEATLDGRLQQTVVRQRRGYYVGVVLASGGYPAANFPTGFPITGLDQLHPSILAFHGATRRHDDGQLVTSGGRVMVLVGHGDELEDAVNHVYREVERVKFKDIYIRTDIGQRPEPSLAGNW; from the coding sequence ATGACTAGTTCTTCGAATAAAACGATCGTACTCCTCGGCGGCGGGGCCCGTGAACACGCTATGGCGTGGAAGCTAACCCGCGACGGCGCCACCGTGCACGTGTTGCCCGGCAACGCCGGCATCCCCAACAGTCACCCCGAAATCAGCGCTACCGACTTTCCGGCCGTTCAAGGCTTTTGTGAAGCCAACGGCGTAAAGCTGATTGTGGTCGGGCCGGAAGCTCCGCTAGCGGCGGGCGTAGTGGACCATTTCGCTGGTTCCGATATCCGGGTGTTTGGTCCGGGTAGGGCGGGGGCTATGCTGGAAAGCTCCAAGGTGTGGTCGAAGGACTTTATGCGCCGGCACGGGGTAGCCACGGCCATGTCGTGGAAATACCGGAGCGACAAGCTGGACGAAGCCCGCGCTAAAGCCACCGAGCTGGACGGACAGGTAGTGGTGAAGTTTGATGGCTTGGCGGCTGGCAAAGGCGTATATGTGTGCTCCTCCATAGAGGAAGCACAGGCCGCGCTGGATGATTTGCAACAGCAGCACACCGGCTGGTTTAGCTTCCTGCTGGAAGAAAAACTGACCGGCCCCGAAATCAGCATCATCGGCGTGACGGATGGCAACCGCGTGCGGCTGCTGGCGCCTTCTCAGGACCATAAGCAGCTGCTGGCCGGCGACAAAGGCCCTAACACCGGTGGCATGGGCGCTTATTGCCCCGTGCCGTTCTGCGACGATAATATCTTGGCCGCCATTCGCACCAGCATCGTAGATCCTACCCTACGTGGCCTACAAAACGAGCAGTTCGACTTTAAGGGCTTCCTGTACTTCGGCATCATGCTCACGCCCCAGGGCCCGAAGCTGTTGGAATACAACGTCCGCCTCGGCGACCCTGAGGCGGAAGTATTGCTGCCCGCCCTGGAAAGCAGCTTACTGGAGCTCATTGAAGCAACGCTGGATGGCCGGCTACAGCAAACGGTGGTGCGGCAGCGCCGCGGGTATTATGTGGGCGTGGTTCTGGCTTCGGGAGGCTACCCAGCCGCTAACTTCCCCACCGGCTTTCCAATTACTGGCCTAGATCAGTTGCACCCTAGCATTCTGGCCTTCCACGGCGCTACTCGCCGCCACGACGACGGGCAGTTGGTGACCAGCGGCGGCCGGGTAATGGTACTCGTAGGCCATGGTGATGAGCTGGAAGATGCTGTAAATCATGTGTATCGGGAGGTAGAAAGAGTTAAATTCAAGGATATATACATCCGTACCGATATCGGCCAGCGGCCGGAACCTAGCCTTGCAGGAAACTGGTAA
- a CDS encoding GNAT family N-acetyltransferase, producing the protein MPTTATIQLEVSSPQAMEAQPLLDALSEQLGARFGSDGRASFTEWRQDDPRYIFLLARQDGKTAGCGAVRPLADSVGEVKRMFAKYSRQGIGEAVLQQLEAEARQAGYTELWLETRVANTEACRFYTKNHYQRRANYGQYIGRDHSACFGKFLTPTDAAELLSHD; encoded by the coding sequence GTGCCAACCACTGCCACCATACAGCTCGAAGTTTCCTCGCCCCAGGCGATGGAAGCGCAGCCCTTGCTTGACGCTCTGTCGGAGCAGCTGGGTGCGCGCTTCGGCAGCGACGGGCGGGCTTCGTTTACGGAGTGGCGGCAGGATGACCCTCGCTACATATTCCTACTAGCCCGGCAGGATGGCAAAACCGCAGGCTGCGGCGCAGTGCGGCCCCTGGCTGATAGCGTTGGTGAAGTGAAGCGCATGTTTGCCAAGTATTCCCGGCAGGGAATAGGGGAAGCGGTATTACAGCAACTGGAAGCCGAAGCCCGACAGGCTGGCTACACCGAGCTGTGGCTCGAAACGCGGGTAGCTAATACGGAAGCCTGCCGATTTTACACCAAAAACCACTATCAGCGCCGCGCCAACTACGGGCAATACATCGGCCGTGACCATTCTGCCTGCTTCGGCAAATTTCTGACACCTACTGACGCAGCCGAGTTACTCTCTCATGACTAG